One Amaranthus tricolor cultivar Red isolate AtriRed21 chromosome 10, ASM2621246v1, whole genome shotgun sequence genomic window carries:
- the LOC130825475 gene encoding zinc finger BED domain-containing protein RICESLEEPER 3-like, with translation MEKSANSKKRPVEDLEILDDVHDDEVDEGDIRNRRSTVWNEMKRIESDDKSETKAKCNHCKQVFTAKSRNGTSHFKRHVEKCVAKNHRSLKNFVIGTETTSQGQSMSLKNPKIDHEELRKTICMYVVAGAHSFSTVEELGFKNMLAVACPSYKVLSRHTIRRDALKHYDEERKIVELDMQNASGRICFISDN, from the coding sequence ATGGAAAAATCTGCAAATAGCAAAAAGCGTCCAGTGGAAGATCTTGAAATTCTTGATGATGTACATGATGACGAAGTAGATGAAGGGGACATACGAAATCGTCGATCAACTGTTTGGAATGAGATGAAGAGGATTGAATCAGATGATAAAAGCGAAACAAAAGCAAAATGTAATCACTGTAAGCAAGTTTTTACAGCAAAATCTCGAAATGGAACCTCTCATTTCAAAAGACATGTTGAAAAATGTGTTGCTAAAAATCATAGGTCGTTAAAAAACTTCGTGATAGGGACTGAAACCACTTCTCAAGGACAATCCATGTCCTTAAAAAATCCTAAAATAGATCATGAAGAACTAAGGAAAACTATTTGTATGTATGTAGTTGCTGGTGCTCATTCATTTTCAACTGTGGAAGAGCTTGGCTTTAAAAACATGCTTGCTGTTGCTTGTCCTAGCTATAAAGTTTTGAGTAGACACACAATTAGAAGGGATGCATTGAAACACTATgatgaggaaagaaaaattgtgGAGTTAGACATGCAAAATGCATCAGGAAGGATTTGTTTTATTTCTGATAATTGA
- the LOC130825476 gene encoding vicilin-like antimicrobial peptides 2-2 — MKLIRSNLPLYFIVLSLFVASSLAIRFPNQDSPIRELEQCVQRCQSQSGEQQLECVLECAEDIPAEQRSNEANPQSQLQQCIHGCQREQGGEKQIECVHQCVEKVGKQGSNQYSELEQCVQRRCGSGQSRWERAECVQDCIEELQGGGKWVSDDLLEVMINPYRPEQEQYEECRRDCERRGSRGQSQQWQCQKRCQEEFEKESHGRVHHFDNQAHFEPFQICQQRCQGKTTRSQKLQCEIQCIEEFQGERGLDIYVEDSEKADIYGICMDQCRRLPLSESNTCTWACSPLQFLVENPTRDPQQQRYRQCQQRCQKQGRGFECEMKCQQEFQGQKGQGSRFGFPEESDNRYQDPQKRFQECQQSCQMQPRQQKMQCQRKCRQQFQTETGISPRQDSFFPGFHWWLVLRDEEFSD; from the exons atgaaGTTGATCAGATCCAATTTgcctttatattttattgtgctgTCCCTGTTTGTAGCCTCAAGTTTAGCCATCCGTTTTCCAAACCAAGATTCTCCAATTCGTGAGCTAGAGCAATGCGTTCAACGCTGCCAAAGCCAGAGCGGTGAGCAGCAGTTGGAGTGTGTACTTGAATGCGCGGAGGATATTCCAGCCGAACAAAGAAGTAATGAAGCTAACCCACAAAGTCAGCTGCAGCAATGCATTCATGGTTGTCAAAGGGAACAAGGCGGAGAAAAACAGATTGAGTGCGTTCATCAATGTGTTGAGAAGGTTGGAAAACAAGGTAGCAATCAATATAGTGAGCTAGAGCAATGCGTCCAGCGACGTTGTGGATCTGGGCAAAGCAGATGGGAACGGGCGGAGTGTGTTCAAGACTGTATTGAAGAGCTGCAAGGAGGAGGGAAATGGGTTAGTGATGATTTGCTTGAGGTTATGATCAACCCGTACCGTCCTGAGCAAGAGCAGTACGAAGAGTGCCGCCGCGACTGTGAAAGACGTG GTAGTCGTGGTCAGAGCCAGCAATGGCAATGCCAGAAGAGATGTCAGGAAGAATTCGAGAAGGAGAGTCATGGGAGAGTACACCATTTTGATAACCAAGCTCATTTTGAACCCTTCCAAATTTGCCAACAAAGATGCCAAGGAAAAACAACCCGTAGCCAGAAACTGCAGTGTGAAATACAGTGCATCGAAGAATTTCAGGGGGAAAGAGGTCTTGATATTTATGTTGAAGACTCTGAAAAAGCCGACATTTATGGTATATGCATGGATCAATGCCGAAGACTTCCTCTTTCTGAGAGCAATACATGTACCTGGGCATGTTCTCCATTACAGTTTCTGGTTGAGAACCCGACCCGTGACCCACAACAGCAAAGGTATCGTCAGTGTCAACAAAGATGTCAAAAGCAAGGAAGAGGTTTTGAATGTGAGATGAAGTGTCAGCAAGAGTTTCAAGGACAGAAAGGCCAAGGGTCTCGTTTTGGATTCCCGGAAGAGTCCGACAATCGGTACCAGGACCCACAAAAACGGTTCCAAGAGTGCCAACAAAGCTGCCAAATGCAGCCAAGGCAACAGAAAATGCAGTGCCAAAGGAAGTGTAGGCAACAATTCCAAACAGAAACTGGAATTTCTCCCCGACAAGACAGCTTCTTTCCTGGATTTCACTGGTGGTTGGTTCTAAGAGATGAGGAGTTTTCAGATTAA